In the Caenorhabditis elegans chromosome X genome, one interval contains:
- the gpc-1 gene encoding Guanine nucleotide-binding protein subunit gamma (Confirmed by transcript evidence) codes for MENIKASTEQLCAEANIQRKKVSEVSKELLDFCEKNKTNDMLVSGPTDQHNPFQEKKSCSVL; via the exons ATGGAAAACATCAAGGCATCAACCGAACAACTCTGTGCTGAGGCCAAcattcaacgaaaaaaagtttccgaaGTTTCAAAGga ACTGCTCGATTTTTGCGAGAAGAACAAGACCAACGACATGCTGGTCTCCGGGCCAACCGATCAGCACAATCCATTCCAAGAGAAGAAAAGCTGTTCAGTACTCTAA